The Melospiza georgiana isolate bMelGeo1 chromosome Z, bMelGeo1.pri, whole genome shotgun sequence genome contains a region encoding:
- the LOC131095838 gene encoding uncharacterized LOC128092250 homolog, producing MLLLLSLLPLPLLLEILLLLLLPHDNCFPRLSRYQPQMLKVRVLPFALGYWFT from the coding sequence ATGCTGCTGCTACTGTCACTTCTACCGTTGCCGCTGTTGTTAGAGATTTTGCTTTTGCTCCTTCTACCGCATGACAATTGTTTTCCTCGTCTGAGCAGATACCAGCCTCAGATGCTCAAGGTGAGAGTCTTGCCTTTCGCTCTGGGCTACTGGTTTACTTAA